In the Fusarium falciforme chromosome 6, complete sequence genome, ACGGCGAACCCCGATGATATGCAAGACATAAGCCAATGCCGGCCGGTATTGAGAGGCAACCAAAGCACGTAGGCTACTTGGCTGTCTTGGTGATAGAACCATACTTTCGAGGCAGCATATAAGTAGAGTGTGATTGTCGGTGAAGCGAAATGTCTCAACAAGTCAACATCTCTTATCACATCGAGCTTTATAGCCCCGGCAGTCACCTTGTTCTCAGATATTCTTTGTCAAAATGGTCAAACTCATTGCTCTCACCATTGCCTCTGCAATTCTCTTCCCAACTCTTACAATCGCCGCAGCTTGTACGGACGGCCTGGTCTACTGTGGTTACAACCTTTTGAGGCGAGGTGCTATTGCTCCCAATAGGCTCTTGACATCTTATAATCAGCTGGGATTCTGATTCTTGGGACTTAGGTAACTACAAGGCTGAGATCATTGCGGAACTTGCGAGAGTTGGAGACTCTAGCGACCCTAGCGAGGAGTACGACATCTACCATGGTCTTTTCAAGTGCGGCGAAGGTGGTCATGGGTGGATCCGATACATCAGCCATTGTGACAGGTTCTGCAACGATGGCGGCGCAGGTAAAGATGACTACTGTTAGATGAGACGGAACAGAATGGGTCACAGGTGACCGACGGAGTTTGGCGCTCATGTCACGGTTGAGTCATTTCACAAGGACACGGTTAATTGAAACATTGCATCGTTATTTCTTTCAAACTAAGGGCAAACAAAAAAAATATTACAGACAATGAGGCCAgcaaaaaacatacaacagtGGGGATTCGTTGGTCGTCACCGATCCAACTACTAATCCACCCCTCACCGGCTTATACATGGGAGATCAGACGGGATCCTGAGTTTTCCagtgggtatggtcgtatgtggcAGTGGAGGCTTTTCAAATAGTTCATATACCTAGGCGGAATGGCCTATGGGGTTAGAGTGGCACAGGTGATAGCTATCGGATGGTCGCAGAACGGGGCTTTGACAGGAAGACGACCATAATGGGGCAGACATGCGGTTGTAAGGCGTTCAGCAGAAACAATGCATCTATGATATGTCTACTCTAGCTTTAAAGCAGGAAGTGCATCCTTAGCCGGCTCTCCAAAAGCAGGAGCCTGCATATCCTCATCCTTAACCTGCTGCCCAGTAATAGGATGCTGATAATGGAAGGGTACGACTCTCGTGTCTGGCCACAGCATCTGCTGATCCGACGATACAATCTCGTTGGGTCCCGTAGGGTCCTCGGGAAACGTCGTCTTGGGGAATGGGACGAAACCGGATGTCTTCTTTGACCATCCGTCTTCAACATCTCCATGCCAGAAGGGAAAGTATCGAAGACGAAGGATGCGCCACTTCCCATCGGCTTCCTTGACATACTCGTTCTCGTAGATGCCACCCTCAAACCACTGGCAGAATCCTCGCGGATGCTTCTCTGCCTGGCTAATGTGGACACCAGCTTGCATCAGAGAACGAAAACGACCCTTGGCTCTAGCAATAATCCCGTCTGAGCTTGTGCCGTACTCAACATCAACGATTCCCTGCATCTGGGGATGATCAAGCAAGAATCCGTGTACAGGACCATTTCTCTGAACAAAACCCTTGGAGAATCGATCAACATAGAGTCTCTTGACTCCTTCTTTGGTCAAGTATCGTCCGCCTAGAAACTGCACGTAGGCCTCTGGGCTGGTGGAAAACAGCTCTACCACCTACACAATTAGTAGGGGTTGGTAGAACTGATAGTAGTGTTACTCACCTCCTCATACAAGCACTTGTCCAAGTAGTATCCATATTTGTACTGCAGCTTTCGAATCTCTTCCTGGTCTTGCCATACCTTGTCAGCCAGTACGTAATGTCACAGTCAAACTGTACCTACCACTTAACCGAGTAACCTCGTTCCGAAGGAGTTCCACGGTACGCTTGAGCTCGCTGATTTCGTTGGCCATTGTATTGATTGGTAAAGTGTTTGTCACGGCTTTGAGGTCTGCTCTAATTCGTCCGGTGGAGGAGTGGCTATTCATACAGGTTCTTGGAAGATGGTTTCCCGCTTGCCAAGGCGCTACCCCGCGCTTCGGTGTCATTCGTGAATGCGGCGGCTGACGAGGCTATTTCCGTTGTCATCGGGGCGATGGAGCCGATGCGATGGAGGGGATAATCGGGAGTATTGGAGTTCCCATGTGATAGCTACGCCACGCTTTAGATGCCTAGTTCGGTTTCAAGATCTGGTAAATAGACTTGGATAATAGCGAACGTAACAATAGTTTGGTGGTTCTGACCCCAGGCATTCCATATGCCACGCCCACACTGACTGCCCCTCATTGTTTCTCGGCCCTCGCCTCTTCAACTTGCCAAGGCAGCGGTTCAGTTGCAATCTTTGCCGGCCCAACATCCCCGTTCTTGCTCCTCCTTTTCTCCCATTCTTCAATCTCCCGCTGATCCACAAAATTCCCATGAAGTCCCATCCGGAGCCGAAGTGGCAGATGCACCACCGCGAGTGGGCCTTGCGACAGGTTCAATGCGTCAAACACTAAAATGTCGTTTCTTTGAACATCCAGGTGGTTGAGAATTGCGACCAGGTACCCATCTCCTTCACCCTTGGATCCTTCTCTGGGGATGAAGACGGGCTCTTGAAACGTGCAAGTCGGGCCTGCAAAATAGGCGTCCTTGATCTCCGTCTCCCAGTTGTAGTGGCCGAGAACGTTCCATAGTCCACCAGCTGGTGGTCCACAGCGTTGAATGTCGTAGGGGCGAGTGGGATCCATTTGTAACTGCCAGAAGTGATTGTAGGGCTTTGTGAGGAAGCGTTCGTCTTGCTTCGAAAACTCTCCGTTGGTTCCGTACTTCTTGAAAGGTGTCACTCTTGTGTTTGTCTTGCTCTTCGGGTCAAACACCCAACGAAAAGTGTCTGAAATCAGCTTCTGTCGCGCCTTGGCTTGCATGGAATGAGGTCCAGCCGCTGCTTCATCCGGGGGCCACCAAAAGAAAACATTGCCGTCGGCTACGGTCAAGTCGCACACGATGTGACCGTTTTCATCTTCGTATGCCCCAACAACATGCCCATGGAAGCCTGGTTCTTGTCAATATGTGAATCGAGTCACTAAGTAAAGGGAACACTGACCATTGTCTGCTCGCAGCCAGATGATGTCCTCGTCACCTTTTCGAGGCACAATTCCGTAGTATTGATCTTCGTTCGGGTCCCATGCCCAATGATTGCCACCCTTCTTCAGACGATCTAACTCGCATTTGAGAGGAGTCATGGGCAAGATCAAGTAATTCTTGGTCAAAGCAGCGTCGTGGATCATGCCGCAAAATGGAGCTTTGTACCAACGTTCATGCGTCAGTTTCCCATGCTCGGGCTCGAAAGTCCAGACCGCAATGTCGCAAGAAGCGTCGTGGCCGTTGCCACCAGCTTCGTATGCGAAGGCAACCATTTCCCCAGTGTCTGGGTCCATCTTTGGATGCGCTGTGAAGCAGGGGGCTTTCATTTGGCCTTCA is a window encoding:
- a CDS encoding SnoaL-like domain-containing protein, which gives rise to MANEISELKRTVELLRNEVTRLSDQEEIRKLQYKYGYYLDKCLYEEVVELFSTSPEAYVQFLGGRYLTKEGVKRLYVDRFSKGFVQRNGPVHGFLLDHPQMQGIVDVEYGTSSDGIIARAKGRFRSLMQAGVHISQAEKHPRGFCQWFEGGIYENEYVKEADGKWRILRLRYFPFWHGDVEDGWSKKTSGFVPFPKTTFPEDPTGPNEIVSSDQQMLWPDTRVVPFHYQHPITGQQVKDEDMQAPAFGEPAKDALPALKLE